A portion of the Cryptomeria japonica chromosome 5, Sugi_1.0, whole genome shotgun sequence genome contains these proteins:
- the LOC131876016 gene encoding pathogenesis-related protein PRMS-like, with the protein MAGGRQISIQWRLKYKELLGTIFLFFKTIPDLNDLLKTANTHKSSPKSSVALLMSEATCIKITGTLPHVNSRHVAQRACCFQRPALTESAALLTPDKFSSIVNSCYCEITRYIVSRMSRFCQILLVFLVVGLLSRVEGLTNSQAIADFIDPQNEARKAIGVPPLKWNDTVAAFARNYARQRRTDCLLQHSEGSPYGENIFWGKGPKWTRRQAMNAWIDQKKWYIHASNTCTCPDCTHYTQIVWATTTSVGCSIIKCKSNDTWVICSYDPPGNYIGARPY; encoded by the exons ATGGCAGGTGGTCGTCAAATCAGTATACAATGGCGTCTGAAGTATAAGGAAC TTTTGGGTacaatttttctctttttcaaaacaATCCCCGACCTAAATGATCTACTCAAAACTGCGAAT ACTCATAAATCATCTCCGAAGTCGTCTGTGGCTTTGCTAATGTCTGAAGCAACATGCATTAAAATAACGGGCACGTTACCCCACGTAAACAGCCGTCACGTTGCTCAACGTGCCTGTTGTTTTCAGCGACCTGCTCTTACAGAGTCGGCTGCATTATTAACGCCAGACAAG TTTTCATCAATTGTTAACAGCTGTTATTGTGAGATTACACGTTATATTGTGTCAAGAATGAGTAGATTTTGCCAAATACTCCtggtcttcttggtggttgggtTATTAAGCCGTGTAGAGGGCTTGACGAACTCTCAGGCCATTGCAGACTTCATTGATCCACAGAATGAGGCAAGAAAAGCCATCGGAGTTCCACCGCTTAAATGGAACGATACAGTTGCGGCTTTTGCTCGTAATTATGCAAGACAGAGAAGAACCGACTGCCTACTTCAGCATTCAGAAGGATCGCCCTATGGTGAAAACATATTCTGGGGCAAAGGCCCAAAGTGGACACGTCGTCAGGCGATGAATGCTTGGATTGATCAAAAGAAGTGGTATATTCATGCTAGTAACACTTGCACATGCCCAGATTGCACACACTATACGCAGATTGTGTGGGCAACAACCACAAGTGTTGGGTGTTCTATTATAAAATGTAAGAGCAATGACACATGGGTTATATGTAGCTATGATCCCCCGGGCAACTATATTGGCGCTAGACCTTATTGA